One Peromyscus leucopus breed LL Stock chromosome 20, UCI_PerLeu_2.1, whole genome shotgun sequence genomic region harbors:
- the Cyth4 gene encoding cytohesin-4 isoform X1, which produces MDLCRADPAELSSGEAKELQQIKWHRKQLLEDIQKLKDEIADVFAQIDCFENTEESRMAQKEKEMCIGRKKFNMDPAKGIQYLIEHKLLTADVQDIAQFLYKGDGLNKTAIGTYLGEKDPINLQVLQAFVDCHEFANLNLVQALRQFLWSFRLPGEAQKIDRMMEAFAARYCLCNPGVFRSTDTCYVLSFSVIMLNTGLHNPNVRDRPPFERFVSMNRGINNGSDLPEEQLRNLFDSIKSEPFSIPEDDGGDLTHTFFNPDREGWLLKLGGRVKTWKRRWFILTDNCLYYFEFTTDKEPRGIIPLENLSVQKVDDPKKPFCLELYNPGCRGQKIKACKTDGDGKVVEGKHESYRISAANAEERDQWIEAIRASITRVPFYDLLSARKKKIASKQ; this is translated from the exons ATGGACCTGTGTCGTGCAG atcCAGCTGAGCTCAGCAGTGGGGAGGCCAAGGAGCTACAGCAGATCAAATGGCACCGGAAGCAACTACTGGAGGACATCCAG AAACTCAAGGACGAGATCGCAGACGTGTTTGCTCAAATCGACTGCTTTGAGAACACCGAGGAGAG CCGGATGGcgcagaaagagaaggagatgtgTATCGGGCGGAAGAAATTCAACATGGACCCTGCCAAG GGCATCCAGTATCTCATTGAACACAAGCTGCTGACTGCTGATGTCCAGGACATCGCCCAGTTCCTGTACAAGGGTGACGGCCTCAACAAGACTGCCATTGGCACCTACTTGGGGGAAAA GGACCCCATCAACTTGCAGGTTCTACAGGCCTTTGTGGACTGCCACGAGTTTGCCAACCTCAACCTCGTTCAGGCCCTCAG GCAGTTCCTGTGGAGTTTCCGGCTGCCCGGCGAGGCCCAGAAGATTGACCGCATGATGGAGGCCTTCGCTGCTCGCTACTGCCTCTGTAACCCAGGGGTCTTCCGGTCCACAG ACACCTGCTACGTGCTGTCCTTCTCCGTGATCATGCTCAACACCGGCCTACACAACCCCAACGTCCGGGACAGACCGCCCTTCGAGCGCTTCGTGTCCATGAATCGCGGTATCAACAATGGCAGTGACCTGCCTGAGGAGCAGCTGAGG AACCTCTTTGACAGCATCAAGAGTGAACCCTTCTCCATCCCCGAGGATGATGGCGGTGACCTCACCCATACCTTCTTCAACCCTGACCGTGAAGGTTGGCTACTCAAGCTGG GGGGGCGTGTGAAGACGTGGAAGCGACGCTGGTTCATCCTCACGGACAACTGTCTCTACTACTTTGAGTTCACCACT GACAAGGAGCCTCGGGGGATCATTCCTCTGGAGAACCTCTCAGTGCAGAAGGTGGATGACCCCAAGAAGCCG TTCTGCCTGGAGCTGTACAACCCCGGCTGCCGGGGCCAGAAGATCAAGGCGTGCAAGACTGACGGGGACGGCAAGGTGGTGGAGGGGAAACACGAGTCCTACCGTATCTCAGCCGCCAATGCCGAGGAGCGCGATCAGTGGATTGAGGCCATCAG GGCCAGCATCACCCGTGTCCCCTTCTATGACCTGCTGTCTGCTCGGAAAAAGAAGATTGCCAGCAAGCAGTGA
- the Cyth4 gene encoding cytohesin-4 isoform X2, which produces MAQKEKEMCIGRKKFNMDPAKGIQYLIEHKLLTADVQDIAQFLYKGDGLNKTAIGTYLGEKDPINLQVLQAFVDCHEFANLNLVQALRQFLWSFRLPGEAQKIDRMMEAFAARYCLCNPGVFRSTDTCYVLSFSVIMLNTGLHNPNVRDRPPFERFVSMNRGINNGSDLPEEQLRNLFDSIKSEPFSIPEDDGGDLTHTFFNPDREGWLLKLGGRVKTWKRRWFILTDNCLYYFEFTTDKEPRGIIPLENLSVQKVDDPKKPFCLELYNPGCRGQKIKACKTDGDGKVVEGKHESYRISAANAEERDQWIEAIRASITRVPFYDLLSARKKKIASKQ; this is translated from the exons ATGGcgcagaaagagaaggagatgtgTATCGGGCGGAAGAAATTCAACATGGACCCTGCCAAG GGCATCCAGTATCTCATTGAACACAAGCTGCTGACTGCTGATGTCCAGGACATCGCCCAGTTCCTGTACAAGGGTGACGGCCTCAACAAGACTGCCATTGGCACCTACTTGGGGGAAAA GGACCCCATCAACTTGCAGGTTCTACAGGCCTTTGTGGACTGCCACGAGTTTGCCAACCTCAACCTCGTTCAGGCCCTCAG GCAGTTCCTGTGGAGTTTCCGGCTGCCCGGCGAGGCCCAGAAGATTGACCGCATGATGGAGGCCTTCGCTGCTCGCTACTGCCTCTGTAACCCAGGGGTCTTCCGGTCCACAG ACACCTGCTACGTGCTGTCCTTCTCCGTGATCATGCTCAACACCGGCCTACACAACCCCAACGTCCGGGACAGACCGCCCTTCGAGCGCTTCGTGTCCATGAATCGCGGTATCAACAATGGCAGTGACCTGCCTGAGGAGCAGCTGAGG AACCTCTTTGACAGCATCAAGAGTGAACCCTTCTCCATCCCCGAGGATGATGGCGGTGACCTCACCCATACCTTCTTCAACCCTGACCGTGAAGGTTGGCTACTCAAGCTGG GGGGGCGTGTGAAGACGTGGAAGCGACGCTGGTTCATCCTCACGGACAACTGTCTCTACTACTTTGAGTTCACCACT GACAAGGAGCCTCGGGGGATCATTCCTCTGGAGAACCTCTCAGTGCAGAAGGTGGATGACCCCAAGAAGCCG TTCTGCCTGGAGCTGTACAACCCCGGCTGCCGGGGCCAGAAGATCAAGGCGTGCAAGACTGACGGGGACGGCAAGGTGGTGGAGGGGAAACACGAGTCCTACCGTATCTCAGCCGCCAATGCCGAGGAGCGCGATCAGTGGATTGAGGCCATCAG GGCCAGCATCACCCGTGTCCCCTTCTATGACCTGCTGTCTGCTCGGAAAAAGAAGATTGCCAGCAAGCAGTGA